DNA sequence from the Salminus brasiliensis chromosome 3, fSalBra1.hap2, whole genome shotgun sequence genome:
TGCAGGTTCTTGACAGTCTAATGGAGGTTTTGATTTGAATTTCTGACCAGCAATATCAGATCAGTTCTCTCAAAAATGTTTTGGTCTTGCAGATCTCATCTTGATCTTAACAGTTCCCCTGAAATGccactttttaataataatctaCACTGTTGAAACTGCAATCAGAAAATGCTTGGCTCTCCTCTTATagccttttcttgtcttgtGGCATTAATTACTTAGTTTTTTGCAAAGTTGGTAAATAAAGCCCATTTTTTATGTTGGTTAAAAAGGCTAATATGTCATTATCAATCTACAATTTTGCATAAGACCATATGATGAAGACCATACCCTTTAATGCCCTGATATTGTAGACAAATAAAGTGTGTATGTGCTGCTGACACTTCTTTTTTGTCCTTTAGGTCTTGGAATGGAAAATATTGGTGGCATCTTTGTGGTCCTGATTTGTGGGCTGATCATTGCTGTGTTTGTGGCCATAATGGAATTCGTATGGTCCACACGCCGTTCGGCTGAGACTGATGAGGTACGCCCTCACTCCTGCCCTGGCCGAAATCACAGACATGCACCAGTAGGTTACCACAACCGCAGattctgtgttgttttgtgtgtgtgtgtatgtgtctctgAATATGTCTGTGAGTGCAGTATATTCTTTATGTAGTTATGCTATGAGGTGGGGAATGTTGATTTATTGTGTGGGTTGAGGTGTATTTGGCATGGCTTAGTGTGGTTCAGAGTGATGGATCGTCTTAGCATCTGCTCACTTAGCGTCTGCAGTTTACTATGTAGGTTGTTTATGGGCAAGAAAAGCACACTCTTCATGTTCTTTTCcctactttttttgtcttccttaATTCATCTCAGTTTTATTCCATATTTTTCATCTGTCTTTTTTCCTTCACTTATATTTCCTCATTTTCTCCATTTCCTAATTTAAGTATGGTAAGTTTTAGTTTGAGTCTTAATTgtcttataaatatatatatttttattgcattcagtttaTTACAGTTCGTGTTTAACCCTTACAAATCTGTGGCATACATATTTTCATATGTAATGTTTTTGTGACTTTTTAGTCACAGTGACTATTTTTATTCAccattcacaaaaaaaaaatactggatgacatcatatttcttttttaatcattttttttaatatataaaaacctTCACTTCTTTGCTCCtttcttcatcctcctctcttAGGTTTCTGAGCTGAGAAAGGTTATCTCATGCAAAAACATTATTCTGTGTAGCAGTCATTTGCTTTAACAGACACTCTCAACAGCATATGGATAGTAGACAGCGTAGACACAGAACAAGTGTTAATCAGTGGCTTAATTGATTGCTTAAGATGACCCCTTTTTAGTGGAATCTAGAGAAACCAGAGTCTGTTTCTGGTGCCAGAGACTTTCTAGTAAGTCAAAATACTCACAAAACCAGGTTATATAGGGCTTCTAGGCAAAACTATTAATTGCAATAATCCATTTTGACCAATTTTAATTGCATttgattgaaaaaaaaagttgaatcATGTTAATCTCAACAATAGTCTGtaattaattatgattaatcccaagttaaaatgctagctagaaCACCCTTGAATTGTTGGGCAGGTGAACAAATAAATATGCCTAATAAACTGGAATcagtttttttcttaaaatatcTCAGTGCAATTATGAGAACTACCTCTAACATGACGAAGCTCGGACACAAAAGAGGAGTATCACTAAATAAAACCGCTAATAtgtcactaggctctgtaaagagagtcAGTTAATGCATGAAAGTGTGCGGATTAATCATATGCATTAACACGCTATTTACTAGTTGACAGCACTAGTTTCAACACAAACATAGGGAATTTTATCATGTTTATTACTacttattatgtttattattactcTAATATGATACCTTATTAGTGACTGAttgtattataaataattaagcaGGAGTGTGAAAATCATTTGATtgatctttcttattttttcttatttttaactTTTCGTACCTCGTTAGGTTTCAGTGTGTCAGGAGATGATGACTGAATTCAGAAACGCAATCTCCTGTAAAAAGAGTTCTCGTCTGCGGCGGCGGCGGCCTCTCTCTTCTCATGGAATCCTCCGGCACCCTGCTCGTCTCCCTCTGGGTGCAGCACGGCCTGTTCGACTGGTCCGTGAGATGCGTCTCAGCAACGGTAAGCTCTACAGCGGGGCAGGAACAGGGCCGCTGGCAGGAGCTGCAGCAGGAGCACCTGGGGTGAGCGGAGGTCCCACAGATGTAGGCCCAGGTCCACAGCGTCTGCTGGAGGACCCTCTAGGGGCCAATGTGTCCAGcacccctcctccccctcctcttgCCCCCATGCTTCCTCCTGCTCCACCGAGAGGTTGCACTCACGTGCGGGTGTGCCAGGAGTGCCGGCGGATCCAGAGCCTCCGCTCTGCCTCGTCCTCCTGCTCACGCATTCCACCTTTAGCCTCCGCTACCTCATCCTTACCTCGCCTGCCCCCTCCCCCGCCCCCATCATCTTCCAACACAAACACCGACAGCGATGGAGGAGGCTCCACCAGCCCTCGCCGACCTAAGCCCAAACCCACGCCCCCTCCGCGGCCTGTCCCACCCACAAAAACACCTCCTGCAGATCTGCTCTGCAAGCAGGACTGATTCAGTGGGCGTAAGGTTGCACGGACGAACTGAACAGATGTAGTCTGTTACAGAAAGAGGGGAGGTGGGGGTTTGCTAACATCTTATTAGATCACTTGAACCACATTAAAAATTGATATTTTGGAACGGGCTGTAAAGATATTTTAAGAAGAGAAACCAGCACAGTATCAGGGACAAAAAGTTTTCAAGATtgaggaaagaggaaaaactgGACCAAGTCTGCTGCCTCCTCCATCATCATGTCCATGCAAAGTGGGGGACAGCTCATCCAAAATCATGTAACAGTAGTCTTCATGACTATGTACTATGCAACATGTCAGACAGCAAAAGCCCTGGAGATGAACATTGATGTCCCAGGCATCATAGTGGAATATGACTTCCAAACTTTGGGGTTTGCATTCCTCCTTTTCTCTTCCATAACTGTGAGCTGGATGACTTGAGCTATACCTTAAACCCCTGAGAGGGCCATGCAGAACTACACAGAATTTAAATGACTTTTGGGGACAAAGACATGGGTTTTAACTCTTATTTTGTAATTCAGAAGAACTTGCTCCATAAGACCAGTGGTTTGGAGAAAATGCGTGTTATAGAGTTCTGATCTCTGATCTTTCtgatatttttagttttttttttttttttttacaactttgttttgttttctttttttcttgttttgtacCATGGCAGTATGTCTCTGTGTTGCTGTGGACAATagtattttggagattttttttttacttgcttttgtgaacattttttttttatcagagaTCTTAAAATTTTCTGTCCCACAATTTCTCAAAAAGTGCAGCTAGTATGGAAGTTACATCTGCACAGTAAAGGCCAGAGTAAGTTTTCATGGAGAAAAGAGAACAACTTTCACAGAGCTGTTTGAAGGTTGATGCCCTTACACACACTccaaaatacacacatattGAGAAAGGGTTTAGGCTACACCTCCTGTGACTGATAGTGATATTACTACAATGTGCATATTACTGTCAAGAATGATTGTCTGTGAAGATAATCTGTGAAGatgttgaggtgtattgaagcTGCTGCAAAACCGGAACATTACAAATCTGTGGTACATTTTAATTCAAATTAATTATAAATCAGTCCAAATAGTCAGGCCAAATTGTGAAAGTGCATATGTTTTTGCTTGATGCTAGAGtgagtgtgtttttgtatgtgtgtgtgtgtgtgtgtgtgtgtgtgtgtgagagagagagagagagagagcatgtgagTTCCTTGGTGTGCAAGTGAGCTGTTAGACGTGTGAATGTACAAACAGGATTGGTtcacattttccttttttccctttctcttaTGACCTTTCTCTTATTTTTGTTCCAGGCATAATTGAGAAGATGAAAATGATTCagattatattgttattattattgctataaaATGTGGGGTTATGTAGGAGGGCCACCACCCTCTAAAGGTAAATATATAGAGACATAAATCATTTGGAATAAAAAAGGATATATTCCAAATACTAGCAGCACTTGGTGTTTTTTCAGTGGCATGTCCAAACCAGTTTTACTGGTGGGGCAGTGTGGCCCAGAATGAGACTGTGGCAATAGACAGATTGAACTGTAAATCGTTACACTGTCATTCCAGGATATTAGAGCATAGTAACTTATTGTCTTGTTACCCAACACTGATATCATATGGCATTAAACACTAAATCATTTGGCAGTAAAAGTAGTATTTAGCTTGTAATGAGCATCATGCCACTAGAACTGCTTTCGTTCATGAACTCACAGCAGGTTGTGCTGTACTGCTTTTTGTTCAGTTAAAAATCATTTCAAATGTGTGCAGAGAATTGAAATGAGCAATTGTCTATAGAATAGTCTTTtcagggctctgagtggtccagccaTAGTGACAGAATAAGGAGCTCTCACCATGACTAGAGAATTAGTAGTTTGATTCCTAGTCATggtgctagccatcggcagccagcgagagcacagagagagcacaattcgcACAATTGCTCTCTCCAGGGAAGGTAGATGGTCCTTTCTCCCCAAATCACTCAAGTGCAGTGCTTGccggcactggcgtctgctggctgatgcatcagagctttcctcagagtgtgttgcttgcccagtgacgttgcatcggcagcagttcagAAAATAAGGGCGATAGCTGGCAGTGCCATTTCAGAGGAGGCGTGtgtcagtcttcaccctcccagtgtctggagcattgcatGTCATGTGTATGGGTTGGGCTGGGTCTATTTTCTCTATTTACATTAAAACACTGGCCAAGACCCAAACCTATCCAGGACTTACTTATCTTTAGTAAGGGGGCACCTATTGTAGTTATCTCTGTGAACCCATGCCACCCCAGGCCCCTCTTGACAGGCCactgttctgtttgtgtgtgcccATATAAAGTAACTGAAGTCTAAGTTGGTAATTAAACCATTTAGTTAACTTTTACCTTAACCTTTACTTGTTGTGGGAAACCTCATTAAGGATAGGCCGTACATGTGCTAACATTCTTAAACCTTAAAACCGTTAAAACACCCACTGGAAGTACAAGAACAGTTCTGACAAACTGAATTTAAAGCTAGGTGTTTTGCTTTTTTGGTGCCTAAAGTTTCTGCTATGACCAACACAGTAAACTCTAGAACACTATTTAGTAAAGAAAACAGCATCtctttatgcttttttttttttgcatatatgACAATAAACACATCCTATAATAGAATTTTAATTTGAAGTATAGCAATTTAAACTACAGAACGTCCCAGACTGCTATCAAACATACTAAATTACCTGAACTGCAAAAGTTTCATTCGATTTTCAATGTTTATAAAGGATGAACAACCCTCAGTGAAGGTTTAAACAAATTAACGAATTAATTTTGACCTAATTTTTATGTTTAACTGAGGATGAGAGGGCATTTTTGACTGACTCTGCTTTGTTTGCcctttaatacaaaataaattttCACATTTAACCTAAACAAAGGCTAATTTATTAAGGCATTGCCAAATATTGATCAATAACTTTATTTTCAGGTTATTGTCCTTCCTCTGCATGCATTCCTTACATATAAAGAGTGCTACAATACAGATCACACCAGATATATCCAGAGAGTAATTTGATGTATTTCAGGACATTATTTGCTTAACACCATGTGCACAACACCATCCTCTAGTGGTAGACATCAACTGTGCTTACTACAAGCACTCTCAGGTTAAGGCCACTGCTCTCCTGTCCTGCAGTCTGCAGtattttcatatgtggtgtcCTGGGGGTCTAGGAAAATATGATTCCCTGGGCCaaagcataaaaaaaataaaaaaaaaacaggggaAAAGAGGAACCAAGAGTGATGAGTGGATGTTTCCACAAAGTTGATCCCCGGGTTTAGAGTGGCTGGGGTCTACATAATGTAATAAGGAAGACATTTGCCTTTTGTCTAGGTTACAAAATTCTTCACCATGTGATGTTCTAAAAGAAATTATAGAATGAGCAATGTTGTCGTAATAATATTTGTGCTAGAACTGTTTTAAGAACAACTGGGAACACCTGGGGGAAAAAAGTGGGAAAAAAAGTGAATGCACATGTAGTCAACCTTCATACACTTCTTCATTCTTGACAAGAAATGTACAAAGCAAGATCCATGATTATAACTTTAATGCTATAATGTACACACAGCCTGCTACACTTGAACATCTGTACACAACATCTTGAATAACTGGTGAAACAGATGGTGTCATTCATCTTCCCAGCCAGTATTTAGAATGCATCTATTAACCACCAGTATGTGTTGCTCATATATACTAATCACCCACTCCTGTCATACTAGTGTTATTCTATATTTAATTTGTGGTTTATGGTCCTGTATCCATTTTTTAAATCGTCTCCATGGATGTAGGGGGAGCTGCAGATTCACACTAAAGCTGTCAGTATCCGAGATCAGTTGCTGTAGCAACCACAACTCAAGTAAAGGAGCTGGGACAACATAATGTAACAGTTACAAACCCTTACtgtttgatttgttttggtTCCAGGGTCCCACCAGTGCTCCCACAACTCCCTCTGGTTTCTTATCACACCATCCAGTTGAGCGTGTGAAGATGTCTGTCCCCGATCAGTATGACAGGTCCCTGGAGAAATGCAGAGTGTTTCTCCTACAGTGCTGTCATTTCTCTACACACCACAGTGTGTATCCCGCAGTCTGAGAGGATTGTGTTCACAGTCTTTCTCCTTAGTATTAGAGCTATGCACTAGGCTATGACAGTGTGGGATAAAAGGGGCCATGTCCATCGATTCACCTCCCTGGTGAGACTTTACTCCTGAAAAAAACAGGGAAGGAGTTATTTAAGGGatttttagtaaaggcagtggatCTATAAAGGATCATGACACCTCAAAGAACCGTTTGCatacttaaatggttcttctgtctgGTTCTTTGCATTGGTGGAACCCAACAAAAACCTTTGGAGTCaagccttttttatttatgtacctTCTAAACTGGGCAGAAAACAGCAGATGTCAAGAAAGCGCTTAATGATGAGATAAACAGGACTCACCTGTATGAATGCTCAACTGATCAACTCATCGGGCTAGTAATTAGGTAAGTTATTCTTTGCCAACACCAGAAATCAGTTGACATCTTCCATCTTTAGCAAAACTAAAAATATGACATATATGCcattctcctctttctcttatGTATTTCTCTTGTGTCCAGGCAGCAGAGATGAAGGGAGCCTGTACTTGCATCATTGGCTCTTAAACCTTTCTTTTGCTTTCATGTTCAGAAAACTGTCACAGATTAAGGACAATGACAATAAGAACATGACTTCTTGAATATAAAGCTTGAAGAATAATCACTGGTTGAATAGGGTGGCTATCTTGAGAGAGCCAAGACCTTCAATCCAAGACAAGCAACATTTCAGACACCGAAAGCTCTTTCCAGCATCTTTAAGGAAGCAAAACCTGGTAAAGACTAATATGGAACATTTTTAACATGGTGCAAGCACACACAGACCTTAATACAACAATGCCATACTTTCTCCATTCTATGAACACTCCCCATAGGTCCCATGGGGCCCAAAACCCTCTGAGTTTGGGTTGTGTTCAAAGTATTGAAAAAGCAATACTTTGGGAATAACTGTAAATAGTTATGACTATATTGGCAACTAAGTCCACCTTTACAGATGACTGTATGTAATTGCCAACTCACCCCCATAGTGTGAGTGTTTTCTCAAACTCTTGCACCATGCAAAAACATCTGGCACCAGTAGATGGCCAACTTACCTCAAAATGTATTTTGATGTCATTAGCACAGTTAACATATGCATGCAGTGTTGAGTGGATACAGAATGGTGCAGATTGGCAAGAACAGCTTTAGAAAGCTGGAGATGGAGTTCTCTCATACTCAAAGACTGCTCTGCTATTGCTCCATTCCTTGAGTGTAGCACATGCTCAGCTTTAAAATCCCTAACAAtattgaaaacctgtaacatgctttaaatgtagatttttgcAGTTAAGCTTATGAAGATTATGTCCATGAAGattatgtttgtgcaagcaaagctgcacagtgcaccaccctctcGACGTAGCTTAACTATCTTGCAGGTTCTTTGCAGTCCTATGTGGGTTTTGATCAGCATATGATAAGTTTTCTCTCCTAGATTGTTCTTGGTCTTCTAGATCGCATCTTGACCTCTACAGTTCCCTTGAACTGATATTTCTTGATAACAGACCTTGTAAAAGATTAATCTTGCCAAGTCTTGCTCAAGCCATATTTTTGCACAAGCCTGTTATGTAAacaattattttcttttatttttcttcaatGGTCCATAGAGTACAGTTGACTATTCCAacattttaattgttttaaatgttcataTTTTGGTTGTTTTTCTATAGAGCAGCCTAGGAAGCCCTTGCTAAGCTTCAGAGACCAATTAAGGCTCTCGTTCACAGAGCCAAGGCGAGAACTTATCATATTTAAAGCTGTACTGCACATCAGACCTTGCAGTGCACCTTCTTAGAATCATCCTAATAAAAGTTGAAGTGTGCCCATATGGAGgattttatgacatttatttcaTGTTCATTTCATGTGGAAGTTGCTTTATTCTTTAGTACCCAAATAAAACTACttatatacataaacatataaatatatttttcattacaTTATAAAAAATTTATTACCAAAAACTTCTCCCCCATCCAAAAATCAACTGCTACTTGCAGCAACACCAGATGTTGCCCAGCAGATGGCACTGTAAGTTCAGTGCAATTTCTTAACCGTCCCAAACCAAATGATTTGTGTTGTAAGCAGGTGTTCACTTTCCGTAATCATATCTTTCATCGTATCCAGCATTCTTTCACCCCTAATGGACAAAATACGCTGAAACTCATTAAAGACCTTTTCCATGTCTTTTACAAAATTCGACCTGGCAGCCTGGCAACCAAAAACCTGTTAATGGCCATTTGGTTCAAAAGTCGAACGAAATGGACCTGAACATCAGTCCGTATTTCTGTAGCCTGCTGTAGCTGGACTTCTATCTCGTACTTCTAGAAACTCACAGTAGCAGAAACACAGAGCTTAAACTCGGTATTCTGTAGTGTGTTTGGGGGCAGGCATGACCTACCCATACGTGACTTTTCTAGTCTGTATGACACGGAGAGTGTAGGTGAGACTGGGCGGGTTTGAGCTtggtgtgtgtctgggtgtgtcTTCCCGCACTCATCTCAGCTAAACTGACAGAACGAATGAACGCTGCACATTCCTGTCCGTGGCtccagagacacacacacacacagcccagaaATGCATCTTCGCGAGCTGAGGGTGCCTTTACTCATTCTTACAGCAATTAGTAAGTAACAAcatgttttcttcttcttcttttttttatcctctattttttatttaatttgttggAGAAACGGTAGCATACAGGTGTTGAACAAAGTATCTGTGGATTAAGCTGTTAAAGCCACACTCTCTGTACGGGGAGTTACCACACACTTCGTGGTTAAACCGTACCAAGATTTCCCTAATCTTGGGAGTACACCCAAAGGACCGTAAAACCGAGTTCACGCGTCTCTTCTCGTTCACAGGTTGCTGCTCCTGCGCCCCTGTGCTGCCACCGAAACTTAGCGGCGTTAAGGGGAAACATGTCACGTTCCCCTTAACAATTCCACCTTCCCTGCAAGTCGCTGTGATTGCGTGGTCTACAGTGTCTAGTACAGATCAATCTACAAGTCCCATGTTCACGTACGGTGATCAGAAAGAAACCATAGAACCTGCGTACACTGACCGCATTGTCTTCAACCGGACCACCTATGAGCTACGGCTCGGACCCCTGACTTCAGCAGACAGCGGGGTCTACTCAGTGGCCATACTGAACAAAAATTTTTTATTAACGCCAGGACAAACCACACTGGAGGTGCTAGGTAGGTctgttttaatatattaaatattaaatatgtcattatagtgtgtgtgtgtgtgtgtgtgtgtgtgtgtgagagagagagacttaggTCAGAGTGTCAGGTTAGGGTTAAGCCGTTCGATacgtaagggggggggggacttccatttactcactaaatagtgctaatcatatctttttttttttaataattaagaaAACTACATGCCACTTAATATTAGTGAAAAGGAAAGGAATACTTTGGAGGGTCCATTCTATTGTAGTTATTAAAAAGTAAGGGGCTGTTTGCCTGAGATGAGATTAGAAATtaattaagcctagtcttatACTAGATAGCTGAGCCAATGGTGAGTCATTAATGGATATGCAGTTTAGACTACATTTAGGCTTAATCTGGGTGTGGAAGCCTGAGAAACCATGCACATTTCAGGTTATTTTTTGGTAACATGCCTAGTTTGTGGCTCTTTGTAAGTTGTTGGTTGCTACTGTTCTTCTTTAGTTCATTAATAACACCACTTTGTCTGCTCTTCGCATGTCTGGTTGGTGGTTAGCGTAATCTTCAGATGTACATCTTACAGTACACAGTACACTACCCGCTCCTTTAGCGCTCTGTAAGCAGTAAAAGCTAAAGAATAGCTAAGTAAAGGAGCCCGATCCTAGAGAAGAGAGCCTTTCAAGGGCGTGGCAGTTTTAAATAGAGTGAGGAAGAACTCCTTATGCAACCTCATCCACACGTGTGAGATGAATGTGTTAATAGATAGCAGTGAATGCCAGTCTCAGGTTCAGGTGCAGACACATTTTTACCTTGTGTGCTGTCGTATCAGGAACGACTTAAGtcaacactgagataaatgtgCTCTTTTGTGCTCCTGATATGGTGGTTCTCCCTCAGGGTTTCATGCTCTCTGATTGGCTCACCCatgcctttttccttttttgagcCTGAAGTGTGAATCTGATGAAATGATAAGCTGGGGTAAACGCTTAATGCAGTGGGTTATGAATGAAAACATGTGTGATTTTGGTAGAAATTCAGGTTCCCCTGCATTTTGCAACTTGAATATTATTGTTGATGTTTTGATTGTCTTTGGCTCGGTccctgtatttttttatattcaatTAACGTACCATGGCTTTGTTTTTCTCCTGCAGAGCCTGTGGCCAATGTGCAGATCATCTCCAGCCTTTCTGAAGCTGTGGAATTCAATAGCACAGTAATCCTGACCTGCTCTGCCAAAGGCTCTTTCCTTTCTTACAAGTGGCTGAACGGTTCCACCCCTTTGGTGGCAGATGGAAAGCACTTGATGATGAACGGTAGCCAGCTAATCATTGCTGAAGTGTTGCGCACTGACTTGCGAGGCCCCATCTACTGCACTGCTGAGAATAAGCTGGAGTCATCAACAAGCGCCGCCTTCAACCAGAGCATCAGTTGTGAGTATTGTAAAGCTCTTATTCAATtttctgttctttacattgtgtgaatgtGTCATGAGGACAATGAAGTGACTTCACTCAAGATATAAACATAAAGTTCCCCCCTTACTTTTATAAAATGACACGAAGTTTTAAAGACACAAAGTTTTATCATGACTGCAAAATCCCCCTagacacgtacacacacacacaaaccgttgtgtgtgtgtgtacgtgctaAGAGGTatgtgtgaggatttgatgtgTTGAGGTGGAAGCACGCAGTTAGGTGATGACAATATTAAACCACTCCCTTTCATCTGTACAGCTGGGCTTACACTGAGCATCTAGTTTGATGTGAGAGTATTTATGCTATTTATGTAGATTGCTATGTAATACTCCTCTGCCATTGGGTTTATTCAAGATTATGTTCGCTTTGACAGTAACTGTCTTTAAGACTGCACAGTTTGGTTTGAAGTCTAACCTGTCGTTAAAATTAATTAGCACAGCTTATGGTAATATCAGCAACATATGCAAGTTAATCTACAGATAGCCGCATGTGTGAGCACAGTTTCTGGTCGATGAGTGCTTGATAAAGTCATTGCTAGTACTGGTAAATCCTAACTAACCACAGTTTGCTCATCTTTTCTTCAGTATTGCACCTCTAGCCACAAAAAAGCCATAATGTCAACATATATTTAGCACTGGGCTTTTTATTTGCCACAATGCTCCAACACTGGCACAGTGATTGCCTTTCAGGTCTGTTAGTTTTAATCTCAGGCTCTGCAGGCGGTGCACTCCACAGTGCAAACATCATGGCAGAGGATTAAAGACGGTCTAGTTCAGACAAGCTTTGATGCAGGTGCATGGAAATGTCTTTAGATAAGAGTCAGACATATTCATCGTAGCAGCGTGTGTGGCTGTTGTGCGGGTGCATatagtctgtatgtgtgtgtttttgtctggGTTTCGTTCATATGTCCAGTGAAGGGAACTGAAAAAGGGGCGTTTGAATGTTTACAGTAACATAGAAAGCAATGAAGTTTTATGGACTTTACTTATAGCCTCCACAATAAATACAACCATATGAAGTCTAAGGTAATGCTGTAATTAATAGTTCAAAGACCTAATGGTTTGGGTTTGACATGCctttaaaaacttttaaaatacaggcaaaatgtaaattcctACATTACATTACCACCAACATTATCATCCTTTGGTTACTTAATTATCATTTAACGTTTTATGTTTTGATAGATGGCCCAGAGAGCGTTGTTATGACGGTGCCCGATACTACATTTCTGAAGAAAGGCTCCAACCTGACACTGTCATGCTCAGCCGTGTCCAGCCCTGCTGCCGAGCTCAAGTGGTTTTTCAATGGAGCCGAGCTACCTCAGAAAGTCGCCACGCTAGCCCTCACAGACCTGCAAGAGAAACAGAGCGGCAATTACAGCTGTGTGGCTTACAACAGCAAGACCAAGCGCTATGCTGCTTCACAGGTTTTTGCGCTATCCATCATAGGTGAGTCTACCTTAAAACCATTTGGTAGC
Encoded proteins:
- the LOC140551260 gene encoding cell adhesion molecule CEACAM5 isoform X1, translated to MHLRELRVPLLILTAISCCSCAPVLPPKLSGVKGKHVTFPLTIPPSLQVAVIAWSTVSSTDQSTSPMFTYGDQKETIEPAYTDRIVFNRTTYELRLGPLTSADSGVYSVAILNKNFLLTPGQTTLEVLEPVANVQIISSLSEAVEFNSTVILTCSAKGSFLSYKWLNGSTPLVADGKHLMMNGSQLIIAEVLRTDLRGPIYCTAENKLESSTSAAFNQSISYGPESVVMTVPDTTFLKKGSNLTLSCSAVSSPAAELKWFFNGAELPQKVATLALTDLQEKQSGNYSCVAYNSKTKRYAASQVFALSIIEPISGTIITGPTSLLIAGNSTANLTCKAGTGKADSVTWLKDGSPLAASDRIAYNSDKTTVTIVTVQKGDTGEYKCQLTNKVNSDFNSYAMKIAYGPEKASIKGPNKVEVDDVLKLTCEAASFPPATYIWKLNDTVLETITAEYTIEKPDYKNSGIYTCEARNSITGLYQTAKHNLLVKGTGELNDQLSDGAIAGIVIAVLLLVAIIIGVIIHKRRKTEDITSPY
- the LOC140551260 gene encoding cell adhesion molecule CEACAM5 isoform X2, whose protein sequence is MFTYGDQKETIEPAYTDRIVFNRTTYELRLGPLTSADSGVYSVAILNKNFLLTPGQTTLEVLEPVANVQIISSLSEAVEFNSTVILTCSAKGSFLSYKWLNGSTPLVADGKHLMMNGSQLIIAEVLRTDLRGPIYCTAENKLESSTSAAFNQSISYGPESVVMTVPDTTFLKKGSNLTLSCSAVSSPAAELKWFFNGAELPQKVATLALTDLQEKQSGNYSCVAYNSKTKRYAASQVFALSIIEPISGTIITGPTSLLIAGNSTANLTCKAGTGKADSVTWLKDGSPLAASDRIAYNSDKTTVTIVTVQKGDTGEYKCQLTNKVNSDFNSYAMKIAYGPEKASIKGPNKVEVDDVLKLTCEAASFPPATYIWKLNDTVLETITAEYTIEKPDYKNSGIYTCEARNSITGLYQTAKHNLLVKGTGELNDQLSDGAIAGIVIAVLLLVAIIIGVIIHKRRKTEDITSPY